GTCAACTTGAATCCATGCTGCTCGGCGTTACTCGCGAGTAGGGCGACAAGCGCATCGTCTTGTAATTCTATCACAGTGCCACATTTATCGCAGATCAGTAATTGGGAAAAATGCGTGTTGGCATTGCAAGAGCAGCAGCATATAAAGCTATTCGTTGACTCAACTCGGTGAATGAACCCTTGCTCTAACAAAAAATCCAAAGCGCGATAAACTGTAGGAGGCTTGGCTTGCGGTTCACTGACTTTCAATTGCTCTAATAATTCATAAGCACTGGAGGCTTTTTTATTAGATAGGATAAGCTCAAACACTCGCTTTCTTTGGGGTGTTAGCCTAACACCTCGCGATACGCATATCCCTTCAACTTGCTCTATTAATGTGTGGTCCAAATTTTTCACCGTTCAATCAAACATCCCCATTCAGCCCCTATTGCTAGGTAACCTTGTTTGAGGAGACATTGATTTTATTAAAGTCAGGTACAGAGCGTATTGTGACCTACGACTTTGAATAAGACAAGGTAACTCAAAACGACAGTGTGACTCAAGGCATAACTGATTAATCAAGCTGAATTAGAGATCTGGTGAATGAGTTTGAAAACATTAAATGCAACAATGTGCTTATTGGGCGAAAGTTCTCAATCGACATTGGCCTGTCATCGGCTAAAAAGGGTTTAGTG
Above is a window of Vibrio atlanticus DNA encoding:
- the zur gene encoding zinc uptake transcriptional repressor Zur encodes the protein MKNLDHTLIEQVEGICVSRGVRLTPQRKRVFELILSNKKASSAYELLEQLKVSEPQAKPPTVYRALDFLLEQGFIHRVESTNSFICCCSCNANTHFSQLLICDKCGTVIELQDDALVALLASNAEQHGFKLTNHVIESHGICQTCSSEMKE